The following nucleotide sequence is from Glycine max cultivar Williams 82 chromosome 9, Glycine_max_v4.0, whole genome shotgun sequence.
tttaagTGTATAATTATTATCTGTTcatatcatatttaaattttaatgagtttatttttatactaaattcTTTATTGTCattcaattacaatttttttaaatataacatctaaaataattcttataaaattcattaattttatatatatgacaatttgtaattaaataataatgtaacttTTACGgtgtctttttttaaattaaattcttttatatattattatgaaattcaaagtatatattcattttaatattttaaacacaaaaaattgttaattcattttttactgattaattttattgattcaacattcttcccattttaaatttgtaatattttagcCTTTCCATTTAAAATGATGAAAGTTGATTgatgtttgttaaaaaaataatgagagtTTTAGTAGTCTTAGAGCATATACTTTGTTTAATGTTCAACTAGGTTCttaaacttttgtataaaagtTAGAGTTCCTTACActtcttttaatttgatttaatttagattataacaaaatatgttgaaaattatatatatatatatatatatatatatatatatatatatatatatatatattaaagcaACATGTCATGCGTCCGAACTACTTTTTCtcatttcttattaattaaataaatttctagCGTTCTTAATTAGCCGCTCCTCAAGTTGAGGCCTATAAATACATTAGATTGCACCTCTGAGAACAACACTCCTGGCAGCATATACTCATAAATCACATAGCTAGTTGTTTAAAGtaagagagaagaaagaagcaAATGGCAAACTTTCCAGTTGTTGACATGGGGAAGCTTAACACCGAAGAGAGACCTGCAGCCATGGAGATTATAAAAGATGCCTGTGAGAACTGGGGTTTCTTTGAGGTACTAATTAATTACTATGTCCCCCAccaaagaaaatttaattttctcttgcatgtgttttttgtgaaaaaggcttttattaattttgtgcgGTGTTTGTTTTTCAAAGTTGGTGAACCATGGGATATCCATTGAGCTTATGGACACAGTGGAGAAGCTCACAAAAGAGCATTACAAGAAGACTATGGAGCAAAGGTTCAAAGAAATGGTGACCAGCAAAGGTCTTGAGTCAGTTCAGTCAGAAATCAATGACTTGGACTGGGAAAGCACCTTTTTCCTGCGCCATCTTCCACTCTCCAACGTTTCAGACAACGCAGATCTTGATCAAGATTACAGGTCACACTTAATTACATTAATAGACACGTTtggattaaaatttacaaatatgtaaaaacaacccttttttcttttatttcaaactGGACTTCAATGTAAAATTGAGTTATAACTTTGATTACAATCAGacctaactaaaaataaaataaaaggattttttagtctcccaacatatatatatatatatatatatatatgtatgtatatatatatggctatttaattagtttactCTCTAGCTATAACTTCAATTTAAGTTTCTCCAAAAAACTCGGTTTGATGATAACTTGGTTTCTCTCAAaagttagtttttcttttcaaactcAGTTCGCAAAATAGGAAATCTTTCAAATTTATGTTTGCAAACTTTAACCCAATTCATGCACTAATTAGTTAAATCATATCTTGCgcatattttaagtttaatttcttgGTACAAAAAAAGCTGTATCTCACGGGGACACATGTATACGTCCTTtgtgttttgttcttttttctttcaggAAGACAATGAAGAAATTTGCTCTGGAACTGGAGAAACTTGCAGAGCAGCTTCTAGACTTGCTATGCGAGAATCTGGGCCTGGAGAAAGGGTACCTGAAGAAGGTGTTCTACGGATCCAAGGGTCCAAATTTTGGGACAAAAGTGAGCAACTACCCTCCTTGTCCCACCCCTGATCTGATCAAGGGACTAAGAGCTCACACTGATGCTGGTGGCATAATTCTACTCTTCCAAGATGACAAGGTGAGTGGCTTGCAGCTCCTCAAGGATGACCAGTGGATCGATGTCCCACCAATGCGTCACTCCATTGTAATCAACCTTGGTGACCAACTTGAggtacatacatacatacttaCTATATCTACATGCCGACATGCCCCACTACCCTATATAATGTTTCTCACTCGTCACTTTTCACCAAATGTTAACCGCTAGTACTCCGATTTAGGATCTGTTTAAATATAAACTTAGaagtattttttagaatttttcaaAGTTTCTTTATTGGAAAAATAATTCTCTCTTTCAAACGCAACTCtcaaaaaaacaattatgacttatatataaaagatatatcctaagaaacttaaatatatttttttattaaaatacttaaaattgtgttatttaaatataattatgacttatataataaatatttttttcttttattccttaCACAACTCCATTAAAGGCATTGGTTAACAGCATCTATTCATACATACACGTTGCAATCAAAGATCATGGTGTGATATATATAGCCTTGGCGCATTGAGTGcattattaactttaaattctTGTACATGATTTTAATAGTGAGTTTTGTGCTTTTGTGGGCGTGACATTAACAGGTCATAACCAATGGCAAGTACAAGAGTGTGATGCACCGAGTGATTGCTCAAACCGATGGTACCAGAATGTCCATAGCTTCTTTCTACAACCCTGGTGATGATGCTGTCATTTCTCCTGCACCAGCCTTGGTGAAGGAATTAGATGAGACAAGCCAAGTGTACCCAAaatttgtgtttgatgattACATGAAGCTCTATGCTGGTCTCAAGTTTCAGGCTAAAGAGCCAAGGTTTGAAGCTATGAAGGCCAATGCAAGCGTAGTTGATGTGGGGGCCATAGCCACAGTTTGAGTCTCAGGGCTCTCAGCATGTGGAATCGGTTATGTGTGTTTCtgttaataataaacaaaggctACTCACAACATATTACTAGTGTTTGGTGTCCTTGGATAATTGGCATGGAAGCTTGTGCTTGTGCAGTATAATCAAACCTTATAtagttcaaaaaataaaagttattagGTTGATCTTAATTAGTTTGTGCGTGTGATCCATGATATGATGTCGCCTGTGATATGATGGTTAAGATAGTGTGGTATGTAGTGATACACTGTTTTAGAAAGTAGTCTCATCTTGCCCATATTACAAGGAACTGTCTCTCATAATTCCTCTTTGGCTTATGATTATATGAACAATATAGAGTGAACGATATattcttacttttttctttctatatatattaCTCCATATTACCTTTTCTTctatgattaaaaagaaaataaataaactcaCATTTaaaatcttctttcttcttatatattataacaaGTGGAGTGTGTGAGGAATCCTATAAAGAAATAGAATGTGAAAAATAGAGAgggatttcaaataaaattaacccAAAATATAAACACCAATTACCCACTGGAAATTAAAGTGAAGATACAGAAGACAGTTAAAGTGTGTGAAGTGGCCTAAGGGAATTGACGACTCCTAAGCACTAGTAATCTACTATTTCCCATCTTTTTCTCGCAAG
It contains:
- the LOC100808025 gene encoding 1-aminocyclopropane-1-carboxylate oxidase; the encoded protein is MANFPVVDMGKLNTEERPAAMEIIKDACENWGFFELVNHGISIELMDTVEKLTKEHYKKTMEQRFKEMVTSKGLESVQSEINDLDWESTFFLRHLPLSNVSDNADLDQDYRKTMKKFALELEKLAEQLLDLLCENLGLEKGYLKKVFYGSKGPNFGTKVSNYPPCPTPDLIKGLRAHTDAGGIILLFQDDKVSGLQLLKDDQWIDVPPMRHSIVINLGDQLEVITNGKYKSVMHRVIAQTDGTRMSIASFYNPGDDAVISPAPALVKELDETSQVYPKFVFDDYMKLYAGLKFQAKEPRFEAMKANASVVDVGAIATV